The following proteins are co-located in the Flavobacterium sp. CECT 9288 genome:
- the sucC gene encoding ADP-forming succinate--CoA ligase subunit beta, giving the protein MNIHEYQGKEILASYGVRIQRGIVANSPAEAVEAAKQLTAETGTGWHVIKAQVHAGGRGKGGGVKLAKNLQQVEEIAGQIIGMQLITPQTTAEGKKVSTILVAEDVYYPGESETSEFYVSVLLNRATGRNMIMYSTEGGMDIEEVAEHTPHLIFTEEIDPSVGLQGFQARRIAFNLGLSGNAFKEMVKFIDSLYNAYIGSDASMFEINPVLKTSDDKIMAVDAKVNIDDNALYRQKAYADMRDVREENPIEVEAKEVGLNYVDLDGTVGCMVNGAGLAMATMDLIKYAGFEPANFLDVGGTADAKRVETAFRIILKDQNVKAILINIFGGIVRCDRVAQGVVDAYKNMGDAIKVPIIVRLQGTNAAIAKELIDNSGMPILSAVEFQEAADQVQAALS; this is encoded by the coding sequence ATGAACATACACGAATATCAAGGAAAAGAAATTCTAGCAAGTTACGGAGTACGCATTCAACGCGGAATTGTAGCAAATAGTCCAGCTGAAGCTGTTGAAGCTGCGAAACAATTAACTGCCGAAACGGGTACAGGATGGCATGTTATTAAAGCACAAGTTCATGCAGGTGGACGTGGAAAAGGTGGAGGAGTAAAACTTGCCAAAAATTTACAACAAGTAGAAGAAATTGCAGGTCAAATCATAGGGATGCAATTAATTACACCTCAAACAACAGCTGAAGGAAAAAAAGTAAGTACTATATTAGTTGCTGAAGATGTGTACTATCCTGGAGAAAGTGAAACATCAGAGTTTTATGTATCTGTATTATTAAATAGAGCTACTGGTCGTAACATGATCATGTATTCTACCGAAGGTGGAATGGATATTGAAGAAGTTGCTGAGCACACACCACATTTAATCTTTACTGAAGAAATTGATCCTTCTGTAGGTTTACAAGGTTTTCAAGCAAGAAGAATTGCTTTTAACTTAGGACTTTCAGGAAATGCGTTCAAAGAAATGGTGAAATTCATCGATTCTTTATACAATGCATACATCGGATCTGATGCTTCAATGTTTGAAATCAACCCAGTTTTAAAAACATCTGATGATAAAATTATGGCTGTTGATGCAAAAGTTAACATTGATGACAATGCATTATACAGACAAAAAGCATATGCTGACATGCGTGACGTTCGTGAGGAAAACCCAATCGAAGTTGAAGCAAAAGAAGTTGGCTTGAACTATGTAGATCTTGACGGAACTGTAGGATGTATGGTAAACGGAGCAGGTCTTGCAATGGCAACTATGGATTTAATTAAGTATGCTGGTTTTGAGCCTGCAAACTTCCTTGACGTAGGTGGAACTGCTGATGCAAAACGTGTTGAAACTGCTTTCCGTATTATCTTAAAAGATCAAAACGTAAAAGCTATTTTGATTAATATTTTTGGTGGAATTGTTCGTTGTGACCGTGTGGCACAAGGAGTTGTTGACGCTTACAAAAATATGGGTGATGCTATTAAAGTGCCAATCATTGTTCGTTTACAAGGTACCAATGCAGCTATTGCAAAAGAATTAATTGATAATTCAGGAATGCCAATTTTATCTGCTGTTGAATTTCAAGAAGCAGCTGATCAAGTACAAGCGGCACTTTCTTAA
- a CDS encoding YdiU family protein: MMKLHIKNNFTSELPADLDLENTPRQVEQACFSYVTPLKPSNPELIHASAEVANTIGLSEEDIASTAFLNTFSGTTIYPETKPYALCYAGHQFGNWAGQLGDGRAINLTEVLHNNESYTLQLKGAGPTPYSRNADGFAVLRSSIREYLCAEAMHYLGVPTTRSLSLMLSGDPVLRDVLYNGNPAYEKGAIVARVAPSFIRFGSFEIFAAREDHENLKLLTDFTIKHHFPQIQKEGIEKYLAFFQEVTQTTLNMIVNWQRVGFVHGVMNTDNMSIHGITIDYGPYGWLEDFNPGWTPNTTDRQHKRYRYGNQPEMALWNLYQLANALYPLIQDAKPLEAILEAFSTNYEKEYLKMMQNKIGLQIKKEEDVVLIHSLVELLQLVETDMTIFFRNLSDVTKVATSIAAFNTVKAAFYNEKDLDETILSEWYDWFEKYSIRINEEVISDLERKDQMDKVNPKYVLRNYMAQLCIDDADKGDYGLLNELFEMLQKPYDEQPNFQKWFAKRPDWARDKVGCSMLSCSS, translated from the coding sequence ATCATGAAACTTCATATAAAAAATAACTTCACATCTGAATTACCGGCTGATCTTGACCTTGAAAATACTCCAAGGCAAGTTGAACAAGCGTGCTTCTCCTATGTAACACCATTAAAACCGAGTAATCCTGAATTAATTCATGCTTCTGCTGAAGTAGCTAATACTATCGGACTTAGTGAAGAAGATATTGCATCAACTGCATTTTTAAATACGTTTTCAGGTACTACCATTTATCCTGAAACTAAGCCTTATGCCTTGTGTTATGCAGGTCACCAGTTTGGGAATTGGGCTGGACAACTGGGTGATGGGCGTGCCATAAATTTAACTGAAGTTCTACATAACAATGAATCGTATACGTTGCAACTGAAAGGTGCTGGGCCTACACCATATTCTAGAAATGCAGATGGATTTGCGGTTTTGCGCTCTTCCATTAGAGAATACTTATGTGCCGAGGCCATGCATTATTTAGGAGTTCCCACAACTCGTTCGCTTTCGTTAATGTTATCTGGAGATCCCGTTCTACGCGATGTTTTGTACAATGGAAATCCTGCTTATGAGAAAGGCGCAATTGTAGCAAGAGTGGCTCCATCTTTTATTCGTTTTGGAAGTTTCGAAATTTTTGCCGCGCGTGAAGATCACGAAAATTTAAAATTACTGACAGATTTTACTATTAAACATCATTTTCCACAAATTCAAAAAGAAGGAATCGAAAAATACTTAGCCTTTTTTCAAGAAGTTACTCAAACCACGCTCAATATGATTGTCAACTGGCAGCGCGTTGGTTTTGTGCATGGTGTAATGAATACGGATAATATGTCTATTCACGGGATTACAATTGATTATGGTCCTTACGGTTGGTTAGAAGATTTTAATCCAGGGTGGACTCCTAATACCACTGACAGGCAGCATAAAAGGTACCGTTATGGCAATCAACCTGAAATGGCATTGTGGAATTTATACCAATTAGCAAATGCATTATATCCTTTAATTCAAGATGCCAAGCCGCTGGAAGCTATTCTTGAGGCATTCAGTACCAATTACGAAAAGGAGTATTTGAAAATGATGCAAAATAAGATTGGTCTCCAAATCAAAAAAGAAGAGGATGTTGTCTTGATTCATAGTTTGGTTGAATTACTTCAACTAGTAGAAACCGATATGACTATTTTCTTTAGGAATCTAAGCGATGTTACCAAAGTAGCTACTTCGATAGCCGCTTTTAATACTGTTAAAGCTGCTTTTTACAATGAAAAGGATTTAGATGAAACCATCTTGAGTGAATGGTACGATTGGTTTGAAAAGTACAGTATTCGAATTAATGAAGAGGTTATTTCTGATTTGGAAAGAAAAGATCAAATGGATAAAGTAAATCCCAAGTATGTATTGCGAAATTACATGGCGCAATTGTGCATTGATGATGCGGATAAAGGAGATTACGGTTTGCTAAATGAATTATTTGAGATGCTCCAAAAACCTTATGATGAGCAACCTAATTTTCAAAAATGGTTTGCCAAAAGACCGGATTGGGCTAGAGATAAAGTAGGCTGTAGTATGTTAAGCTGTAGTTCTTAA
- a CDS encoding NAD(P)H-binding protein, with product MKTALIIGSTGLIGSELLQILLDNPEYTSVVTFVKRDTGIQNPKLTQHVIDFDKPESYKEWVVGDDFFCTIGTTIKKAGSQKAFKKVDFEYPKQFALFAQENKVKNYLLISSLDANATSSNFYLKTKGEIQDFLKTCNFESVSILQPSLLLGDRNEFRFAEKAGAFVMKLVSFVFVGKLKKYKAIHRNTVAKALYRIAQKNTKGFHIYESDVIQEIGN from the coding sequence GTGAAAACAGCCTTGATTATTGGCAGCACAGGTCTTATTGGATCTGAATTACTCCAAATACTTTTAGACAATCCTGAATATACAAGCGTTGTAACCTTTGTAAAAAGAGATACGGGAATACAAAACCCCAAATTAACCCAACACGTCATTGACTTTGACAAGCCCGAAAGCTATAAAGAATGGGTTGTGGGCGATGATTTCTTTTGCACTATTGGCACTACCATAAAAAAAGCTGGTAGCCAAAAAGCATTTAAAAAAGTAGACTTTGAATATCCTAAACAATTCGCCCTTTTTGCGCAAGAGAATAAAGTGAAAAATTATTTGTTGATCTCTTCACTGGATGCCAATGCCACGTCTTCAAATTTTTATTTAAAGACAAAAGGCGAAATTCAAGATTTTCTTAAAACTTGTAATTTTGAAAGCGTTTCCATTCTGCAACCTTCCCTACTATTGGGTGATCGAAATGAATTTAGATTTGCAGAAAAAGCTGGTGCTTTTGTGATGAAATTAGTATCATTTGTATTCGTTGGAAAACTAAAAAAATACAAAGCCATACACAGAAATACAGTTGCGAAAGCACTTTATCGCATAGCGCAAAAGAATACGAAAGGTTTTCATATTTACGAATCGGATGTGATTCAAGAAATAGGAAATTAA
- a CDS encoding DUF1456 family protein — MTNNDIFKKLRVALMLRDDQIVEILELVDFRITKSELGAFFRDEKHENYMECGDQVLRNFLNGLVIHLRGTKENPKNPNDVLAKHKAQIPVKEGAGERTEFKAKAKDSERARGDEAPSKTKPAAKKPFKKTFAKGTPKVQVVEKVKYNFGKNKKS, encoded by the coding sequence ATGACAAATAACGATATCTTTAAAAAACTTCGCGTGGCACTTATGCTTCGTGACGACCAAATAGTTGAAATATTAGAATTAGTAGATTTTAGAATTACAAAATCGGAGTTGGGTGCTTTTTTTCGTGATGAAAAACATGAAAATTACATGGAATGTGGTGACCAAGTATTGCGTAATTTCTTGAACGGACTAGTGATTCACTTGCGTGGAACTAAGGAAAATCCAAAAAATCCAAATGATGTTTTGGCCAAACACAAAGCACAAATTCCAGTAAAAGAAGGCGCCGGGGAAAGAACAGAATTCAAAGCAAAAGCAAAAGATTCTGAAAGAGCAAGAGGTGACGAAGCTCCATCAAAAACAAAACCTGCCGCTAAAAAGCCTTTCAAGAAAACATTTGCTAAAGGAACACCAAAAGTGCAAGTGGTGGAGAAAGTGAAATATAATTTCGGGAAAAATAAAAAATCATAA
- a CDS encoding excinuclease ABC subunit B: protein MNEFEERRSLLLEMIAFSTVDGKLHKREYEFLSIVAQALGIEKDVFKDLFHQEVPQLTIKTEFLRIQQFYRLALLMYCDGVIHEKELASIQQIAIDMGLNPNATKRILKLMSESPNAIIDGAVLLNVFQEQHN from the coding sequence ATGAACGAATTTGAGGAAAGACGCAGTTTGTTGCTTGAAATGATAGCTTTTTCAACCGTTGATGGAAAATTACATAAACGCGAATATGAATTTCTGTCAATAGTAGCACAAGCTTTAGGAATAGAAAAAGATGTTTTCAAAGATTTATTTCATCAAGAAGTTCCTCAATTGACTATAAAAACAGAGTTTCTGAGAATTCAACAATTTTATAGATTGGCTTTGTTAATGTATTGTGATGGTGTGATACATGAAAAAGAATTAGCGTCTATCCAGCAAATAGCTATTGACATGGGATTGAATCCTAATGCTACCAAACGTATATTAAAATTAATGAGTGAATCACCCAACGCTATAATTGACGGGGCGGTTTTATTGAATGTTTTTCAGGAGCAACATAACTAG
- the uvrB gene encoding excinuclease ABC subunit UvrB, protein MNFQVVSDYQPKGDQPQAIAKLAQGIVDGDQFQTLLGVTGSGKTFTVANVIQEVQRPTLVLAHNKTLAAQLYSEFKQFFPNNAVEYFVSYYDYYQPEAFMPVTGVFIEKDLSINEELEKMRMSTTASLLSGRRDILVVASVSCLYGIGNPIEFQKNLIPIEKGQVISRTKLLHQLVQSLYSRTEADFNPGSFRIKGDTVDVYPSYADEAYRIHFFGDEIEEIESFDTKNSQVLEKFDRLTIYPANMFVTSPDVLQNAIWEIQQDLVKQVDYFKEIGKHLEAKRLEERTNFDLEMIRELGYCSGIENYSRYLDGRLPGTRPFCLLDYFPKDYLMVVDESHVTLSQVSAMYGGDRSRKENLVEYGFRLPAAMDNRPLKFEEFEAMQNQVIYVSATPADYELQKTDGVVVEQVIRPTGLLDPIIEIRPSLNQIDDLIEEIQVRSEIDERVLVTTLTKRMAEELAKYLTKVHIRCRYIHSEVDTLERIEIMQDLRKGIFDVLIGVNLLREGLDLPEVSLVAILDADKEGFLRSHRSLTQTIGRAARNLNGKAIMYADKITASMQKTIDETSYRRTKQINYNTEHNVVPMALNKKIESAFTKNPLVDYELGATLNTAAEPENLYLSKPELEKLIREKRKSMEKAAKELDFMQAAKLRDEIKALQGQLS, encoded by the coding sequence ATGAATTTTCAAGTAGTATCCGATTACCAGCCCAAAGGTGACCAACCCCAAGCCATTGCAAAATTAGCGCAGGGTATTGTGGATGGAGATCAATTCCAAACGCTTTTAGGAGTTACCGGCTCTGGTAAAACGTTTACTGTGGCCAATGTCATTCAAGAAGTGCAACGCCCTACCCTGGTTTTAGCACACAACAAAACATTAGCGGCTCAGTTGTACTCGGAATTCAAACAATTTTTCCCGAATAACGCCGTAGAATATTTTGTTTCCTACTACGATTATTACCAGCCTGAAGCTTTCATGCCTGTTACCGGCGTTTTCATTGAGAAGGATTTATCCATCAATGAAGAGCTGGAAAAAATGCGAATGTCAACCACTGCTTCGTTGCTTTCTGGACGTAGAGATATTTTGGTTGTCGCATCTGTTTCGTGTTTGTATGGTATTGGTAACCCTATTGAATTTCAAAAAAACCTAATCCCAATAGAGAAAGGACAAGTTATTTCTCGGACCAAATTATTACATCAATTGGTGCAAAGTTTGTATTCTAGAACCGAAGCTGATTTTAATCCCGGAAGTTTCAGGATAAAAGGTGATACCGTTGATGTATACCCTAGTTATGCCGATGAAGCCTATAGAATTCATTTCTTTGGGGATGAAATTGAAGAAATAGAAAGCTTTGACACTAAAAATTCTCAAGTTCTTGAAAAATTTGACAGACTAACCATTTATCCTGCTAATATGTTTGTGACTTCGCCAGATGTATTGCAAAATGCCATTTGGGAAATCCAACAAGACTTGGTAAAACAAGTTGATTATTTTAAAGAAATAGGTAAACATCTTGAAGCTAAAAGACTGGAAGAACGAACCAATTTCGACTTAGAAATGATTCGGGAACTGGGATATTGTTCCGGTATCGAAAATTACTCTCGTTACTTAGATGGGCGTTTGCCGGGTACTAGACCTTTTTGCTTGCTAGACTATTTCCCAAAAGATTACTTGATGGTCGTAGATGAAAGTCACGTAACACTCTCCCAAGTGAGTGCAATGTATGGCGGTGATCGCAGCCGTAAAGAGAACTTGGTTGAATACGGATTTAGACTTCCTGCCGCAATGGACAACCGTCCTTTGAAATTTGAGGAATTCGAAGCCATGCAAAATCAAGTTATTTACGTTTCGGCAACACCTGCTGATTATGAGTTACAAAAAACAGATGGTGTTGTGGTAGAGCAAGTGATTCGCCCCACAGGACTATTGGATCCTATTATTGAAATAAGACCTAGCTTGAACCAAATTGATGATTTAATCGAAGAAATTCAAGTTCGATCCGAAATTGACGAGCGTGTTTTAGTCACTACTTTGACCAAAAGAATGGCCGAAGAACTGGCTAAATATTTAACCAAAGTTCATATCCGTTGTCGTTATATCCATTCTGAAGTGGATACTTTGGAACGAATTGAAATCATGCAAGACCTCAGGAAAGGAATTTTCGATGTTCTAATAGGTGTCAACTTACTTCGTGAAGGATTAGATTTACCTGAAGTTTCTCTTGTAGCAATCTTAGATGCTGACAAAGAAGGCTTTTTAAGAAGCCATCGATCGCTTACGCAAACAATTGGTCGTGCAGCAAGAAACCTAAATGGAAAAGCAATCATGTATGCCGATAAAATTACGGCCAGCATGCAAAAAACCATCGACGAAACTTCATACCGAAGAACCAAACAAATCAATTACAATACGGAACACAATGTAGTTCCTATGGCGTTGAACAAAAAAATAGAAAGCGCCTTTACCAAAAATCCTCTTGTAGATTATGAATTAGGTGCTACTTTAAACACTGCAGCAGAGCCAGAAAATCTTTATCTGTCTAAACCTGAACTGGAAAAACTCATTCGAGAGAAAAGAAAATCAATGGAAAAAGCGGCAAAAGAATTAGATTTTATGCAAGCCGCAAAACTTAGAGATGAGATCAAAGCGTTGCAAGGTCAATTGTCCTAG
- the rlmF gene encoding 23S rRNA (adenine(1618)-N(6))-methyltransferase RlmF — protein sequence MSTEKTNLHPRNLDRTGYDFKELITTYPSLSEFVKTNEHGTETIDFSDPEAVKALNKALLMQHFDIQNWDIPNNYLCPPIPGRADYIHYLADLLASSNNGVIPEGETVQGLDIGVGANCIYPLIGCSVYGWSFVGTDIDTKAIQNCSTIIENNPKLIDLISLQQQTESRFIFKNIITPEDKFTFTICNPPFHASQDEATKSTLRKINNLQSNSGTSKTTKPILNFGGHNAELFCEGGELGFVTQMIYESAKYPMQCLWFTTLVSKKENLSSLYKTLNKVSAVEIKTIDMAQGQKTSRILAWTFLSSAQQKAWKF from the coding sequence ATGAGTACTGAAAAAACAAATTTACACCCAAGGAATCTGGACAGGACAGGGTATGATTTTAAAGAATTAATTACTACATATCCATCCCTAAGTGAATTTGTTAAAACCAATGAGCACGGAACTGAAACCATCGATTTCAGTGATCCTGAAGCGGTAAAAGCTTTGAATAAAGCGCTTTTGATGCAGCACTTTGACATTCAAAATTGGGATATTCCTAACAATTATTTGTGCCCACCTATTCCTGGTAGAGCTGATTATATTCATTATTTAGCAGATTTATTAGCCTCTAGCAACAACGGAGTCATTCCTGAGGGCGAAACTGTTCAAGGGTTAGATATTGGTGTGGGTGCCAATTGCATCTATCCGCTTATAGGTTGTTCTGTTTACGGCTGGAGTTTTGTAGGAACTGATATTGATACAAAAGCAATTCAAAACTGCAGTACTATCATCGAAAACAACCCAAAACTCATTGATTTAATTAGCTTGCAACAACAAACGGAATCACGTTTTATATTTAAAAATATTATAACGCCTGAGGATAAATTCACCTTTACAATTTGCAATCCTCCTTTTCACGCATCACAAGATGAAGCTACTAAAAGTACCTTAAGAAAAATAAACAATTTACAATCTAATAGCGGTACAAGTAAAACTACAAAGCCTATATTGAACTTTGGAGGTCACAATGCTGAATTATTTTGCGAAGGCGGAGAACTAGGGTTTGTTACACAAATGATTTACGAAAGTGCAAAATATCCGATGCAGTGTCTTTGGTTCACGACTTTAGTGTCCAAAAAAGAAAATCTTTCTAGTTTATACAAAACACTAAACAAAGTAAGCGCTGTCGAAATCAAAACTATTGATATGGCTCAAGGCCAAAAAACAAGCCGCATCTTAGCTTGGACATTCTTGAGTTCAGCACAACAAAAAGCGTGGAAGTTTTAA
- a CDS encoding alpha/beta fold hydrolase → MKKMNFIAARFVFKKRYLVILGIVLYLFLCQACMTMRFTPKEATSFFSKSQTTYQDTTFQSGGFKLHYVATGSVLNPVLLFVHGSPGSWNAFKEYLVDPDLLKKYRMIAIDRPGFGYSDFGDAQNLATQSQFISAFIKSQHFKKPVTLVGHSLGGPLVAQLAVDHPEWYHRLVILAGSLDPKAEKPEKWRTVIKTIPLRYLIPGALRPSNDELWWLKKDLVTLENQLYKIDCEVTIVHGTKDVLVPYSNVDYMKKKFVNAKKLTVKTIPEANHFIPWSHYDIVKNVILDEETMN, encoded by the coding sequence ATGAAAAAAATGAATTTTATAGCAGCTCGATTCGTTTTTAAGAAGCGTTATTTAGTAATTTTAGGAATAGTACTCTACTTGTTTTTGTGTCAAGCTTGCATGACTATGCGGTTTACTCCTAAAGAAGCGACTTCATTTTTTTCAAAATCTCAAACGACGTATCAAGACACGACCTTTCAAAGCGGTGGTTTTAAGTTGCATTATGTAGCCACTGGATCAGTATTAAATCCGGTATTGCTTTTTGTTCATGGTTCGCCAGGAAGTTGGAATGCTTTCAAAGAGTATTTAGTAGATCCAGACTTACTAAAGAAATACCGAATGATTGCTATTGATCGTCCTGGATTTGGGTACAGTGATTTTGGCGATGCTCAAAATTTAGCAACACAATCACAATTCATATCCGCATTTATAAAATCTCAACATTTTAAAAAACCAGTTACGTTGGTGGGTCATTCATTAGGTGGTCCGCTTGTTGCACAACTTGCGGTTGATCATCCCGAGTGGTATCACAGGCTGGTAATTTTAGCGGGATCTCTTGATCCAAAAGCTGAAAAACCAGAAAAATGGCGCACGGTAATTAAGACAATTCCGTTGCGATATTTAATTCCAGGAGCGTTGAGACCCTCAAACGATGAATTGTGGTGGTTAAAAAAAGACTTGGTAACCTTAGAAAACCAACTTTATAAAATTGATTGCGAAGTGACCATTGTACATGGCACTAAGGATGTTTTAGTACCTTACAGCAATGTGGATTACATGAAAAAGAAGTTTGTAAACGCTAAGAAATTGACTGTAAAAACCATTCCCGAAGCCAATCATTTTATTCCATGGAGTCATTACGATATTGTTAAAAACGTAATTTTAGACGAAGAAACTATGAATTAA
- a CDS encoding thiamine diphosphokinase, which produces MSSHHIVRDDQEPALIIANGASCNPELLGQLLEWSPLVIVLDSAMVRVMELDIKVDVLLGDFDRGFDPEIYKTSQYPLEIVHTPDQNKTDLEKAFDYLINRKIPAVNVVWATGKRADHTITNLTNIPKYRNLLKIVILDDHSKVFLLPRKFEKWYTAQTPISLIPIGQVTGIHSDNLFYPLQNDTLTIGYRTGSSNHVTQDGLVTILHEEGDLLLMECMD; this is translated from the coding sequence ATGTCATCACATCATATCGTTCGGGACGATCAAGAACCTGCCTTAATAATTGCTAATGGCGCATCCTGTAATCCTGAACTTTTAGGTCAATTGCTGGAGTGGTCTCCTCTTGTAATTGTACTAGACTCTGCTATGGTGAGGGTTATGGAACTAGACATAAAAGTAGATGTACTTTTGGGTGATTTTGACCGTGGTTTTGATCCTGAAATCTATAAAACTTCTCAATATCCGCTCGAAATTGTTCATACACCTGACCAAAACAAAACAGACCTTGAGAAAGCTTTTGATTATTTAATTAATAGAAAAATACCTGCTGTAAATGTGGTTTGGGCAACAGGAAAAAGAGCCGATCACACGATTACAAACCTAACCAACATTCCAAAATACCGAAACCTACTGAAAATTGTGATTCTGGACGATCACTCTAAAGTATTTTTGTTGCCTAGAAAATTCGAAAAATGGTATACGGCACAAACTCCTATTTCCTTAATCCCAATAGGACAAGTAACAGGAATACACTCTGATAATTTATTTTATCCGCTTCAAAACGATACTTTAACTATAGGATATCGAACTGGTAGTAGTAATCACGTGACTCAAGACGGCTTAGTTACCATACTTCATGAAGAAGGTGATTTGCTACTCATGGAATGTATGGATTAA
- a CDS encoding DUF4249 domain-containing protein translates to MKKIILLLILISTCITTGCEDVINVDLNNAAPKLVIEAAINWKKGTSGTVQTIKLSTTTGFYDTKIPKVSGATVTIKNSANTIFVFTETGTPGEYVCTNFNPVLNETYTLNIINKGATYTATETLKPVASITKIVQNDKGGFTGNNKEIKTFYQDPSGIANYYLYKYSYSNQVKADYYVDQDEFFNGNEFFSISQNDELKKGDLIAVTHIGISKAYYNYMSVLVSIAGNNGGGPFQAPPATVRGNIINSTTPENYPLGYFSLSETEVRNYTVE, encoded by the coding sequence ATGAAAAAAATAATCCTTCTCTTAATCCTAATTAGCACTTGCATTACCACTGGTTGTGAAGATGTAATAAATGTTGACTTGAATAATGCTGCGCCAAAACTAGTGATTGAAGCGGCAATAAACTGGAAAAAAGGAACAAGTGGTACAGTACAAACCATTAAACTATCAACAACTACTGGTTTTTATGACACTAAAATTCCAAAAGTTTCAGGAGCTACTGTGACTATAAAAAATAGTGCCAACACAATTTTTGTTTTTACTGAAACAGGAACGCCTGGAGAATATGTTTGCACCAATTTCAATCCAGTTCTTAATGAGACATACACGCTAAATATCATTAACAAAGGCGCCACCTATACAGCCACAGAAACATTAAAACCTGTTGCTTCTATTACCAAAATTGTTCAAAATGACAAAGGTGGCTTTACCGGAAACAATAAAGAAATAAAAACTTTTTACCAAGATCCTTCAGGAATTGCCAATTATTACCTCTACAAATACAGCTATTCTAATCAAGTAAAAGCAGATTATTATGTGGATCAAGATGAGTTTTTCAACGGCAATGAATTTTTTAGTATTTCTCAAAACGACGAACTTAAGAAAGGAGATCTTATTGCGGTAACGCATATCGGAATTTCAAAAGCCTATTACAATTATATGAGTGTTCTAGTAAGTATTGCTGGTAACAATGGAGGTGGGCCATTTCAAGCACCGCCAGCAACTGTAAGAGGAAATATCATCAACTCGACCACACCAGAAAACTATCCGCTTGGGTATTTTTCATTAAGCGAGACGGAGGTAAGAAATTATACAGTTGAATAA